In Quercus robur chromosome 10, dhQueRobu3.1, whole genome shotgun sequence, a genomic segment contains:
- the LOC126701727 gene encoding uncharacterized protein LOC126701727, whose amino-acid sequence MGEHLVLCVDRLITPESLQSLQVAEAAPGSSGESSGSHPADPPTCSIDVEGVEEHGMSEEEPLIQTVECRICQEEDSIKNLEIPCACNGSLKFAHRKCVQRWCNEKGDITCEICHQPYEPGYTAPPPHSEDTTIDIRQGWTISGTPLDLRDPRLLAMAAAERHLLEAEYDDYADTNASGAAFCRSAALILMALLLLRHALSLTNAEGDDDASTFFSLFLLRAAGFLLPCYIMAWAISILQRRRQRQEAAALAATEVAFMLQAGQRRALQFTIAPGPAVTPHQEPLQ is encoded by the exons ATGGGTGAGCACCTGGTTTTGTGTGTTGATCGCCTCATTACACCTGAAAGTTTGCAATCACTGCAAGTGGCTGAAGCAGCGCCAGGATCTTCTGGAGAGAGTTCTGGCTCACATCCTGCTGATCCACCCACTTGTTCCATTGATGTTGAGGGGGTTGAGGAACATGGGATGTCTGAAGAAGAACCACTGATTCAGACAGTGGAATGTCGCATTTGCCAAGAGGAGGATAGCATTAAGAATTTGGAGATCCCTTGTGCTTGCAATGGTAGTTtgaag TTTGCTCATAGGAAGTGTGTTCAGCGATGGTGCAATGAGAAGGGAGATATTACTTGTGAGATATGCCATCAG CCTTATGAACCTGGTTATACTGCCCCACCTCCTCACTCTGAAGATACTACAATTGATATAAGGCAA GGTTGGACGATTTCTGGTACCCCATTGGATCTGCGTGACCCTCGACTGTTGGCAATGGCAGCAGCAGAAAGACATCTTTTGGAGGCTGAGTATGATGACTACGCTGATACTAATGCCAGTGGAGCTGCATTTTGCCGCTCCGCTGCTCTAATT TTAATGGCCCTTCTGCTGTTAAGACATGCCCTATCTCTTACCAATGCTGAAGGGGACGATGATGCTTCCACTTTTTTCTCT CTTTTCTTACTACGGGCTGCTGGTTTTCTTCTCCCATGTTACATTATGGCCTGGGCCATCAGTATATTGCAGCGTCGAAGACAAAGACAG GAAGCTGCAGCACTAGCAGCAACTGAAGTTGCATTTATGCTGCAAGCTGGACAACGTCGGGCCTTGCAGTTCACCATAGCACCAGGACCTGCAGTGACCCCCCATCAGGAACCACTTCAATGA
- the LOC126702821 gene encoding gibberellin-regulated protein 6, giving the protein MAMAKLLCILLLALLGISMVATQVMAKEAQYHLQSGQNGQGSLKSYQCPSQCSRRCSQTQYHKPCMFYCQKCCAKCLCVPPGYYGNKAVCPCYNNWKTKSGGPKCP; this is encoded by the exons ATGGCCATGGCTAAGCTTCTCTGCATTCTGCTTCTAGCTCTCCTTGGCATTTCCATGGTTGCAACCCAG GTCATGGCAAAAGAAGCTCAGTACCACCTTCAAAGT GGGCAAAATGGACAAGGGAGTCTTAAGAGTTACC AATGCCCATCACAATGCTCAAGAAGATGTAGCCAGACACAGTACCACAAACCATGCATGTTCTACTGCCAAAAATGTTGTGCCAAGTGCCTGTGTGTTCCTCCTGGCTACTACGGAAACAAGGCTGTGTGCCCTTGCTACAACAACTGGAAGACCAAGAGTGGAGGCCCCAAATGCCCTTAA
- the LOC126702067 gene encoding probable arabinosyltransferase ARAD1 has protein sequence MSEKSMLPSRFLFYLGTLSMFILILSSVFLLEFTNTSIIPKSVYKIILSNSTSVYLKPRSEQITLPSLPSVDTQINADRTVRSGKLACQVNNSSRKMQSLGKRRKMDCDPTKALLRVFMYDLPPEFHFGLLGWKGSEKQTWPNVSSSGRIPPHPGGLNLQHSIEYWLTLDLLSSNAPDVVRPCSAIRVKNSSQADVIFVPFFSSLSYNRHSKVSGKGKVSVNRMLQNKLVQFLWGQLEWKRLGGKDHLIIAHHPNSMLDARSKLGSAMFVLADFGRYPVEIANIGKDIIAPYRHLVRTISNGESAPFDKRPILVYFQGAIYRKDGGIIRQELYYLLKDEKDVHFTFGSIGGNGVRTAGKGMASSKFCLNIAGDTPSSNRLFDAIASHCVPVIISDQIELPFEDVIDYTQFCLFVPASDAVKKGYLLNLLRGIKQEKWTKMWGKLKEIAHHFEYQYPSQPGDAVNMIWEAVSRKISPIQIKLHRSNRYRRSQFPVQNN, from the exons ATGTCGGAAAAGAGCATGCTTCCTTCAAGGTTTCTTTTCTACTTAGGAACCCTTTCTATGTTCATTTTGATTCTTTCATCTGTGTTCCTTCTTGAATTTACCAACACTTCGATTATACCCAAATCAGTATATAAGATTATTCTCTCTAATAGCACTTCAGTTTACTTAAAACCCAGAAGTGAACAAATTACACTTCCTTCGCTCCCTTCTGTGGATACACAAATTAATGCTGACAGAACTGTGAGAAGTGGGAAGTTGGCATGTCAAGTAAACAATTCGAGTAGGAAAATGCAATCTTTAGGAAAGCGTAGAAAGATGGACTGTGACCCGACTAAGGCACTCTTGAGGGTGTTTATGTATGACTTGCCTCCTGAATTTCACTTTGGATTATTGGGTTGGAAGGGGAGTGAGAAGCAAACATGGCCAAATGTTAGTAGCTCAGGTAGAATCCCACCACACCCAGGTGGGCTGAATTTACAACACAGTATAGAATACTGGCTCACCCTTGATCTTCTGTCGTCAAATGCCCCAGATGTGGTAAGACCATGCAGTGCCATAAGAGTGAAGAATTCAAGCCAAGCAGACGTCATTTTTGTGCCATTCTTCTCATCTCTGAGTTACAACAGGCATTCTAAGGTTTCTGGAAAGGGGAAAGTTAGTGTTAACCGCATGTTGCAGAACAAATTGGTACAGTTTTTGTGGGGTCAGTTGGAATGGAAGCGATTGGGTGGGAAGGATCATTTAATTATTGCTCACCATCCAAACAGCATGTTAGATGCAAGAAGCAAGTTGGGTTCAGCCATGTTTGTGCTTGCAGATTTTGGAAGATACCCAGTTGAAATTGCAAATATTGGGAAGGATATAATTGCTCCTTACAGGCATTTAGTGAGGACCATTTCCAATGGTGAATCAGCTCCATTTGACAAACGTCCTATATTGGTGTATTTCCAAGGGGCAATATATAGGAAAGAT gGAGGAATCATTCGCCAGGAACTGTATTACCTTCTCAAAGATGAGAAAGATGTACACTTCACATTTGGCAGCATCGGAGGGAATGGGGTTAGGACCGCAGGCAAAGGGATGGCATCATCCAAGTTCTGCCTGAATATTGCCGGAGACACCCCTTCCTCAAATCGCCTCTTTGATGCCATTGCAAGTCATTGTGTTCCTGTGATTATTAGTGATCAGATTGAGCTACCATTTGAAGATGTCATAGACTACACACAGTTTTGCTTATTTGTCCCTGCATCTGATGCTGTGAAGAAGGGTTACCTACTGAATCTTCTTCGAGGAATCAAGCAAGAAAAGTGGACTAAAATGTGGGGAAAATTGAAGGAGATTGCACATCATTTTGAATATCAGTATCCATCACAACCTGGTGATGCTGTGAATATGATTTGGGAAGCAGTTTCACGTAAGATATCTCCAATACAAATTAAACTTCACAGGAGCAACAGATATAGAAGATCTCAATTTCCAGTACAGAATAATTGA